Proteins encoded in a region of the Ralstonia pseudosolanacearum genome:
- a CDS encoding pirin family protein, protein MIEIRPSQERGYADHGWLQSYHSFSFAEYMDPDHVHFGPLRVINEDRVAPGMGFGAHGHRDMEIISYVLDGELAHKDSLGNGSVLRPGDVQRMTAGTGVRHSEFNHAPDQTTHFLQIWVLPAQQDLAPGYEERHFEASQKRGRLRLIASADGRDDSVRVHQDMALYAGRFDGAEAATLPLADGRRAYVHVVRGKVEVNGTPLSGGDAAKLTREQAVTLSGGEGSEVLVFDLP, encoded by the coding sequence ATGATTGAAATCCGACCCTCCCAGGAACGCGGTTACGCCGACCACGGCTGGCTCCAGTCGTACCACAGCTTCTCGTTCGCCGAGTACATGGATCCGGACCACGTCCACTTCGGGCCGCTGCGCGTCATCAACGAAGATCGCGTCGCGCCCGGCATGGGCTTCGGCGCGCACGGTCATCGCGACATGGAGATCATCAGCTACGTGCTCGACGGTGAGCTGGCGCACAAGGACAGCCTCGGCAACGGCAGCGTGCTGCGTCCGGGCGACGTGCAGCGCATGACGGCTGGGACCGGCGTGCGTCATTCCGAGTTCAACCACGCGCCGGACCAGACCACGCACTTCCTGCAGATCTGGGTGCTGCCCGCGCAGCAGGATCTCGCGCCGGGCTACGAGGAGCGCCATTTCGAGGCGTCACAGAAGCGTGGCAGGCTGCGCCTGATCGCCAGCGCCGACGGACGCGACGATTCGGTCCGGGTGCACCAGGACATGGCCCTGTACGCCGGCCGCTTCGATGGCGCCGAAGCCGCCACGCTGCCCCTCGCCGACGGTCGCCGTGCCTATGTGCACGTGGTGCGCGGCAAGGTCGAGGTCAACGGCACGCCGCTGTCGGGCGGCGATGCGGCTAAGCTGACGCGGGAGCAGGCCGTCACGCTGTCGGGTGGCGAGGGCAGCGAGGTGCTGGTGTTCGATCTGCCCTGA
- a CDS encoding TetR/AcrR family transcriptional regulator codes for MSTVRKTVAGARSSADAESPAAVAPVTRPHIAERQEARRRQILDTAGQLFYTKGYAGMTMSDLCSALGVTKPAVYYYFTDKYEIFDILCREAAQVCLSAIRETANPVLPVRERLQACLLEMARRCIACHYAAALTYRDRQYLRPETVEWLHTMSRAYYRDLYALLDEGKRAGVFDFGDARVAAHAMGGVMGFMYTWHDPSRIDPDVLAQELSRAMMKIVLPAAPGPIATAAAS; via the coding sequence ATGTCCACCGTCCGTAAAACCGTTGCCGGCGCGCGTTCGTCGGCCGACGCTGAATCGCCCGCGGCTGTCGCGCCGGTCACGCGACCGCATATCGCCGAGCGCCAGGAGGCGCGCCGCCGCCAGATTCTCGATACCGCCGGGCAGCTCTTCTACACCAAGGGCTATGCCGGCATGACCATGAGCGACCTGTGCAGCGCGTTGGGCGTGACCAAGCCGGCGGTCTACTACTACTTCACGGACAAGTACGAGATCTTCGACATCCTGTGCCGCGAAGCCGCGCAGGTCTGCCTGTCGGCCATCCGCGAAACGGCCAATCCGGTGTTGCCCGTGCGCGAGCGCTTGCAGGCCTGTCTGCTGGAGATGGCGCGCCGCTGCATCGCCTGCCACTACGCCGCCGCGCTGACCTACCGCGACCGCCAGTACCTGCGCCCCGAGACGGTGGAGTGGCTGCACACGATGTCGCGGGCGTACTACCGCGACCTCTATGCGCTGTTGGACGAGGGCAAGCGCGCCGGCGTGTTCGATTTCGGCGATGCGCGCGTGGCCGCGCACGCGATGGGTGGCGTGATGGGCTTCATGTACACCTGGCATGACCCGTCGCGCATCGATCCCGATGTGCTGGCGCAGGAGCTGTCGCGCGCCATGATGAAGATCGTCCTGCCGGCCGCGCCGGGCCCGATCGCTACGGCTGCGGCGTCCTGA
- a CDS encoding MBL fold metallo-hydrolase, whose amino-acid sequence MRLFPTLSTPARTARAATLAAALLATAGAVEAQTAVVAPVSSTTSATSITQQRAQVPGYYRMALGDDVVTALYDGYIDLPAKVLLGLSAQSIQGLLARMFVSSMPGMQTAVNGYLIDTGSQRILVDTGAGTCFGPTMGGLLGNVRAAGYQPEQIDVVLLTHLHPDHACGLLTPQGQPAYPNAQVYVAAPEADFWLSEVIAASKPKDMQPLFKMARDAVAPYVAAGRLKPFTPGDEVLPGVRSVTANGHTPGHSGYLFASKGRSLLVWGDIVHSHAVQFQHPEVAIEFDVDQKQAVATRRRLFAEAAHDKLWVGGAHLPFPGLGHVRKDGKAYAWVPIEYGPLRTDRQE is encoded by the coding sequence ATGCGACTGTTCCCCACGCTTTCCACGCCCGCCCGGACGGCACGCGCCGCTACCCTGGCGGCTGCCTTGCTGGCTACCGCCGGTGCCGTCGAGGCACAGACCGCGGTGGTGGCGCCTGTGTCGTCTACCACGTCCGCTACGTCCATCACGCAGCAGCGCGCCCAGGTGCCGGGCTACTACCGCATGGCGCTGGGTGACGATGTCGTGACCGCGCTGTATGACGGCTATATCGACCTGCCCGCGAAGGTGCTGCTGGGCTTGAGCGCGCAGTCGATCCAGGGCTTGCTCGCGCGGATGTTCGTGTCGTCCATGCCGGGCATGCAGACGGCGGTGAACGGCTACCTGATCGACACCGGCAGCCAGCGGATCCTGGTCGACACCGGCGCCGGCACTTGCTTCGGCCCGACCATGGGTGGCCTGTTGGGCAACGTGCGCGCGGCGGGCTATCAGCCCGAGCAGATCGACGTGGTGCTGCTGACCCACCTGCATCCCGATCACGCCTGCGGGCTGCTAACGCCGCAGGGCCAGCCGGCGTATCCCAACGCGCAGGTCTACGTGGCCGCGCCGGAGGCGGACTTCTGGCTGAGCGAAGTCATCGCGGCATCCAAGCCGAAGGACATGCAGCCTTTGTTCAAGATGGCGCGCGATGCCGTGGCGCCGTATGTCGCGGCCGGCAGGCTGAAACCGTTCACGCCCGGCGACGAAGTGCTGCCGGGCGTGCGCTCGGTCACCGCCAACGGCCATACGCCGGGGCATAGCGGCTACCTGTTCGCCTCCAAGGGGCGCAGCCTGCTGGTGTGGGGCGACATCGTGCACAGCCATGCGGTGCAGTTCCAGCATCCGGAAGTCGCCATCGAGTTCGATGTCGATCAGAAGCAGGCCGTCGCCACGCGCCGCAGGCTGTTCGCCGAGGCCGCGCACGACAAGCTGTGGGTGGGCGGCGCGCACCTGCCGTTCCCTGGCCTGGGGCATGTGCGCAAGGACGGCAAGGCCTATGCGTGGGTGCCGATCGAGTACGGGCCGCTGCGCACCGATCGCCAGGAATGA
- a CDS encoding oxygen-binding di-iron domain-containing protein, giving the protein MVTTLYETPEHACLMFSDLVDDHDDQSVQTNQFLVVDHGHGALIDPGGNMTYNALYLAMNQYFPPKQLDYVLASHADPDIVASAGRWLTSSNCNILISRVWERFLPHFCNVGKTDGRIVPIPDAGMAVPIGQSHLLAVPAHFLHSEGNFQFYDPVSRILFSGDLGASMVHAEIAAAPVQDFDAHIPLMAPFHRRYMSGNRVCRLWAEMVRGLEIEWIVPQHGRAFRGPAMVRRFIEWVETLTCGIDLMTQETFRLPALPRTAAGAPLRTPQP; this is encoded by the coding sequence ATGGTCACCACCCTCTACGAAACACCTGAGCATGCCTGCCTGATGTTTTCCGACCTGGTCGACGACCACGACGACCAGTCGGTCCAGACCAACCAGTTCCTCGTCGTCGACCACGGCCACGGCGCGCTGATCGACCCGGGCGGCAACATGACCTACAACGCGCTGTACTTGGCGATGAACCAGTACTTCCCGCCCAAACAGCTCGACTATGTGCTGGCCTCGCACGCGGACCCGGACATCGTCGCCTCGGCCGGACGCTGGCTCACGAGCTCGAACTGCAACATCCTGATCTCGCGCGTGTGGGAACGCTTCCTGCCGCACTTCTGCAACGTGGGCAAGACCGACGGCCGCATCGTGCCGATCCCCGACGCCGGCATGGCTGTCCCGATCGGGCAATCGCATCTGCTGGCGGTGCCGGCGCACTTCCTGCACTCGGAGGGCAACTTCCAGTTCTACGATCCGGTGTCGCGCATCCTGTTCTCGGGCGACCTGGGCGCGTCGATGGTCCACGCGGAAATCGCCGCCGCGCCGGTGCAAGATTTCGATGCGCACATTCCGCTGATGGCGCCGTTCCACCGCCGCTACATGAGCGGCAACCGCGTCTGCCGGCTGTGGGCCGAGATGGTGCGCGGGCTCGAGATCGAATGGATCGTGCCGCAGCATGGCCGCGCTTTCCGCGGCCCGGCGATGGTCCGCCGCTTCATCGAGTGGGTGGAAACGCTCACCTGCGGGATCGACCTGATGACGCAGGAGACCTTCCGGCTGCCCGCGCTGCCCAGAACTGCGGCCGGCGCCCCGCTCAGGACGCCGCAGCCGTAG
- a CDS encoding flavodoxin family protein, which yields MARVAVVYHSGYGHTKKQAEAVFAGVQAAGAEAHLISVADVNDETWALLAGVDAIVFGAPTYMGGVSGDFKKFADASSKAWFTGQWKDKIAAGFTNSASMNGDKYASIQYLWTLSQQHGMIWVGTGMMPASSKAATRNDINYMGGFGGALSQAPSDASPEEGPLPGDLETAKLFGERIVAVTRQFVRGRQ from the coding sequence ATGGCACGAGTAGCAGTCGTTTATCACAGCGGTTATGGCCATACCAAGAAGCAGGCCGAGGCGGTGTTCGCGGGCGTGCAGGCCGCCGGCGCCGAGGCGCACCTGATCTCGGTGGCCGACGTCAATGACGAGACCTGGGCGCTGCTGGCCGGCGTCGATGCCATCGTCTTCGGCGCGCCGACCTACATGGGTGGCGTGTCGGGCGACTTCAAGAAATTCGCCGATGCCTCGTCCAAGGCCTGGTTCACCGGCCAATGGAAGGACAAGATCGCCGCGGGCTTCACCAACTCCGCATCGATGAACGGCGACAAGTACGCATCGATCCAGTACCTGTGGACGCTGTCGCAGCAGCACGGGATGATCTGGGTGGGCACCGGCATGATGCCGGCCAGCAGCAAGGCGGCCACCCGCAACGACATCAACTACATGGGCGGCTTCGGCGGCGCGCTGTCGCAGGCGCCGTCGGATGCGAGTCCGGAAGAGGGGCCGCTGCCCGGCGACCTGGAGACCGCCAAGCTGTTCGGCGAGCGCATCGTCGCCGTGACCCGGCAGTTCGTGCGCGGCCGCCAGTAA
- a CDS encoding LysR substrate-binding domain-containing protein, which translates to MALSLESLEVLDAIERKGSFAAAAHELGKVPSALTYVVRKLEDDLDVLLFDRRRHRAELTPAGRALLDEGRHLLQAADELARRVKRLATGWEATLTIVMDDLVHFRALMPVIQDFYTENTATRLRFCREVLAGSWDALLSGRADLLIGPAHIAPVQGVQTRPLGEIPFVFAVAAHHPLAQLEEPLPASAIARHRIVAVGDTSRNLPPRTVGIMAGQDTLVVPAMADKVQAQIRGLGCGWLPRPLAQPYLDSGVLVAKATVEDRRAGNFQIAWRTNMRGKALQWWVDKLEDPRLAQALLMQ; encoded by the coding sequence ATGGCGCTCTCCCTCGAATCCCTGGAAGTGCTGGACGCGATCGAACGCAAGGGCAGCTTTGCCGCCGCCGCGCACGAACTGGGCAAGGTGCCGTCGGCGCTGACCTACGTGGTGCGCAAGCTGGAGGACGACCTGGACGTGCTGCTGTTCGACCGCCGCCGCCACCGCGCCGAACTGACGCCCGCCGGCCGCGCCCTGCTGGACGAAGGCCGCCACCTGCTGCAGGCCGCCGACGAGCTGGCCCGTCGCGTCAAGCGCCTGGCCACCGGCTGGGAAGCGACCCTGACCATCGTGATGGACGACCTCGTCCACTTCCGCGCGCTGATGCCGGTGATCCAGGACTTCTATACCGAGAACACCGCCACCCGCCTGCGCTTCTGCCGCGAAGTGCTGGCCGGCAGCTGGGACGCGCTGCTCTCCGGGCGCGCCGATCTGCTGATCGGCCCCGCGCACATCGCACCAGTGCAGGGCGTGCAGACGCGTCCGCTGGGCGAGATTCCTTTCGTCTTCGCGGTGGCGGCGCATCACCCGCTGGCGCAGTTGGAGGAGCCCCTGCCTGCCAGCGCCATCGCGCGCCACCGCATCGTGGCGGTGGGCGATACCTCGCGCAACCTGCCGCCGCGCACCGTCGGCATCATGGCCGGCCAGGACACGCTGGTGGTGCCGGCCATGGCCGACAAGGTCCAGGCGCAGATCCGCGGCCTCGGCTGCGGCTGGCTGCCGAGGCCGCTGGCGCAGCCCTACCTGGATTCCGGCGTGCTGGTTGCCAAGGCCACGGTGGAGGACCGCCGCGCGGGCAACTTCCAGATCGCCTGGCGCACCAACATGCGCGGCAAGGCACTGCAGTGGTGGGTCGACAAGCTCGAAGACCCGCGCCTGGCGCAGGCCCTGCTGATGCAGTAG
- the rpoD gene encoding RNA polymerase sigma factor RpoD has protein sequence MVKVKTSAKAGSKASPVSDSASRTASARGTGGGKTAAGTAKLANGRTHVGQAGGKAAVPAKTGKAQPRKTAEIPAAAKPAPRAKGAIQSSTSGKVSTSMSTSARPGGKEAASVALKGKTTTVAKSKITEVESKESAASARAAKTGTARTSTAKPNKAADADTKRTVREAEAIPTPTSPAPRAETAAEPKKRGRKPRAGAQADDESSTDVTEEFDEAPAAPAPKSDKQKARDRKAKEKALLKEFAATQQGGSEEELEARRQKLKALIKLGKSRGYLTYAEINDHLPDDMVDAESMDTLVATLNDIGIAVYEQAPDAETLLLNDNAPSVTTEEEAEEEAEAALSTVDSEFGRTTDPVRMYMREMGTVELLTREGEIEIAKRIEAGLKDMVMAISACPVTISEILAMGERVAKDEAKIDEYIDGLIDPNADATAAQAGDEEEDFEDEDAEEGDDEEEDEDDDGAGGAAASARQLEELKQAALAKFAIIADQFEKMRRAFEKEGYKSKSYLKAQEAIQNELMTIRFTARNVERLCDTLRGQVDEVRKLERAILNIVVDKCGMSRGDFVSRFPGNETNLGWINTVVADGKPYSAIVERNIPAVHELQQKLIDLQARVVLPLAELKDVNRKMSEGERRAREAKREMTEANLRLVISIAKKYTNRGLQFLDLIQEGNIGLMKAVDKFEYRRGYKFSTYATWWIRQAITRSIADQARTIRIPVHMIETINKMNRISRQILQETGNEPDPATLAEKMEMPEDKIRKIMKIAKEPISMETPIGDDDDSHLGDFIEDTNTLAPAEAALHGSMRGVVKDVLDSLTPREAKVLRMRFGIEMSTDHTLEEVGKQFDVTRERIRQIEAKALRKLRHPSRSDKLKSFLEGS, from the coding sequence ATGGTGAAGGTCAAGACCTCCGCGAAGGCCGGTTCCAAGGCCAGTCCTGTCTCCGATTCCGCATCGCGCACCGCTTCGGCGCGCGGCACGGGGGGAGGGAAGACCGCAGCGGGAACGGCGAAGCTCGCCAATGGTCGCACCCATGTGGGGCAGGCGGGAGGAAAGGCAGCTGTGCCGGCAAAAACGGGAAAAGCCCAGCCGCGCAAGACCGCCGAGATTCCCGCCGCCGCCAAGCCGGCACCGCGCGCGAAGGGCGCGATCCAATCTTCAACCTCAGGCAAGGTCTCGACGTCGATGAGCACGAGCGCCAGACCTGGCGGCAAAGAAGCCGCTTCCGTCGCACTCAAGGGTAAGACAACCACCGTGGCGAAATCGAAGATCACCGAAGTCGAGAGCAAAGAGTCCGCTGCCAGCGCACGCGCAGCCAAGACCGGTACCGCTCGTACCAGCACCGCAAAGCCGAACAAGGCCGCGGATGCAGACACCAAGCGCACCGTTCGCGAGGCAGAGGCCATCCCCACCCCAACTTCTCCTGCACCCCGCGCCGAGACCGCGGCCGAGCCCAAGAAGCGCGGCCGCAAGCCCCGTGCCGGGGCGCAGGCAGACGACGAAAGCAGCACGGACGTGACTGAAGAATTTGACGAAGCACCCGCCGCTCCGGCACCCAAATCCGACAAGCAGAAGGCCCGCGACCGCAAGGCCAAGGAAAAAGCCCTGCTGAAGGAGTTTGCCGCAACGCAGCAAGGCGGGTCGGAAGAAGAGCTCGAGGCACGCCGCCAGAAGCTCAAGGCGCTGATCAAGCTGGGCAAATCGCGCGGCTACCTGACCTACGCCGAAATCAACGACCATCTGCCCGACGACATGGTCGACGCAGAGTCGATGGACACGCTGGTCGCCACGCTTAACGACATCGGCATCGCCGTGTACGAGCAGGCCCCGGACGCCGAGACCCTGCTGCTCAACGACAACGCGCCTTCCGTGACCACGGAAGAAGAGGCGGAAGAGGAAGCCGAAGCCGCGCTGTCCACGGTCGACTCCGAATTCGGCCGCACGACCGACCCGGTGCGCATGTACATGCGCGAGATGGGCACGGTCGAGCTGCTTACCCGCGAAGGCGAAATCGAGATCGCCAAGCGCATCGAAGCCGGCCTGAAGGACATGGTCATGGCCATCTCGGCCTGCCCGGTCACCATCTCCGAGATCCTCGCCATGGGCGAGCGCGTGGCCAAGGATGAGGCCAAGATCGACGAGTACATCGACGGCCTGATCGACCCGAACGCCGACGCCACCGCCGCGCAGGCCGGCGACGAGGAAGAAGACTTCGAGGACGAAGACGCCGAAGAAGGCGACGACGAAGAGGAAGATGAGGACGACGACGGCGCGGGCGGTGCGGCCGCATCCGCGCGTCAGCTCGAAGAGCTCAAGCAGGCCGCGCTGGCGAAGTTCGCCATCATCGCCGATCAGTTCGAGAAGATGCGTCGCGCCTTCGAGAAGGAAGGCTACAAGTCCAAGTCGTACCTGAAGGCGCAGGAAGCCATCCAGAACGAGCTGATGACGATCCGCTTCACGGCACGCAACGTTGAGCGCCTGTGCGACACGCTGCGCGGCCAGGTCGACGAGGTGCGCAAGCTCGAGCGCGCGATCCTGAACATCGTGGTCGACAAGTGCGGCATGTCGCGCGGCGATTTCGTCTCGCGCTTCCCGGGCAACGAAACCAACCTCGGCTGGATCAACACGGTGGTCGCCGACGGCAAGCCGTACAGCGCCATCGTCGAGCGCAACATCCCGGCCGTGCATGAGCTGCAGCAGAAGCTGATCGACCTGCAGGCGCGCGTGGTGCTGCCGCTGGCCGAGCTCAAGGACGTCAACCGGAAGATGTCCGAAGGTGAGCGCCGCGCCCGCGAGGCCAAGCGCGAGATGACCGAGGCCAACCTCCGTCTGGTGATCTCCATTGCCAAGAAGTACACCAACCGTGGCCTGCAGTTCCTCGACCTGATCCAGGAAGGCAACATCGGCCTGATGAAGGCGGTGGACAAGTTCGAATACCGCCGCGGGTACAAGTTCTCGACGTACGCCACGTGGTGGATCCGCCAGGCCATCACGCGCTCGATCGCCGACCAGGCGCGCACCATCCGGATTCCGGTGCACATGATCGAGACGATCAACAAGATGAACCGCATCTCGCGTCAGATCCTGCAGGAAACCGGCAACGAGCCGGATCCGGCAACGCTGGCCGAGAAGATGGAGATGCCGGAAGACAAGATCCGCAAGATCATGAAGATCGCCAAGGAGCCGATCTCCATGGAAACGCCGATCGGTGACGACGACGACTCCCATCTGGGCGATTTCATCGAGGACACCAACACGCTGGCCCCGGCCGAAGCGGCGCTGCATGGCTCCATGCGCGGCGTGGTGAAGGATGTGCTCGACTCGCTGACGCCGCGCGAAGCCAAGGTGCTGCGCATGCGTTTCGGCATCGAGATGAGCACGGACCACACGCTGGAAGAGGTCGGCAAGCAGTTCGACGTGACCCGCGAGCGTATCCGCCAGATCGAAGCGAAGGCGCTGCGCAAGCTGCGCCACCCGAGCCGTTCGGACAAGCTGAAGAGCTTCCTCGAAGGGAGCTGA
- the gluQRS gene encoding tRNA glutamyl-Q(34) synthetase GluQRS has product MSQANLEFPESVAAAPRGPYRGRFAPSPTGPLHIGSLVTALASWLDARVHGGTWLIRIEDIDFQRNVPGADRDILASLETLGLVPDEAPQWQSAHLPRFEAALAQLQAIDRLYPCGCTRREIADSITTVDAQGHLRHQTLIYPGTCRNGLMGRPPRAWRVRLPEADAATVCFDDRWQGTQCQNLAEAVGDFVLKRADGMWAYQIAVVVDDAAQGITDVVRGADLLDSTPRQIYLQRLLGLPALRYLHVPVVVNTAGEKLSKQTGARAINRSQPLAALTEAARHLGLEIRAADMEGFYRAAVPAWAHRLAQLTPAA; this is encoded by the coding sequence TTGTCCCAAGCCAATCTCGAATTCCCCGAATCCGTTGCAGCAGCCCCGCGCGGGCCGTATCGCGGCCGCTTCGCGCCGTCGCCCACGGGGCCGCTGCACATCGGCTCGCTGGTCACCGCGCTGGCGAGCTGGCTCGATGCGCGCGTGCATGGCGGCACGTGGCTCATACGCATTGAAGACATCGATTTCCAGCGCAATGTGCCCGGCGCCGACCGCGACATCCTCGCCTCGCTGGAAACGCTGGGGCTCGTGCCGGACGAAGCGCCGCAGTGGCAAAGCGCGCACCTGCCCCGCTTCGAAGCGGCGCTGGCGCAGCTGCAGGCGATCGACCGGCTCTATCCGTGCGGCTGCACCCGCCGGGAAATCGCCGACTCCATCACCACGGTCGATGCGCAGGGCCACCTGCGCCACCAGACCCTGATCTACCCCGGCACCTGCCGCAACGGCCTGATGGGCCGCCCGCCGCGCGCCTGGCGCGTGCGCCTGCCGGAGGCCGATGCCGCCACGGTCTGCTTCGACGACCGCTGGCAAGGCACGCAATGCCAGAACCTGGCCGAAGCAGTGGGCGATTTCGTGCTCAAGCGCGCCGACGGCATGTGGGCGTACCAGATCGCGGTGGTGGTGGACGATGCCGCGCAGGGCATCACGGATGTGGTGCGCGGCGCCGACCTGCTCGATTCGACGCCGCGCCAGATCTATCTGCAGCGGCTGCTGGGGCTGCCCGCGCTGCGCTACCTGCACGTGCCGGTGGTGGTCAACACCGCCGGCGAGAAGCTCAGCAAGCAGACCGGCGCGCGAGCCATCAACCGCAGCCAGCCGCTGGCCGCGCTGACCGAAGCGGCGCGACACCTGGGGCTGGAGATCCGCGCAGCGGACATGGAAGGGTTTTACCGGGCGGCCGTCCCGGCATGGGCCCATCGCTTGGCCCAGTTGACGCCGGCGGCCTAG
- a CDS encoding DEAD/DEAH box helicase, giving the protein MNTETTSAAPSSDPVTFDTFGLHPDILRALADSGYTRATPIQAAAIPVVIAGRDVMGAAQTGTGKTAGFSLPIIQNLLPDANTSASPARHPVRALILTPTRELADQVYDNVAKYAKHTALRSAVVFGGVDMNPQTEQLRRGVEVLVATPGRLLDHVQQRSVNLSQVRMLVLDEADRMLDMGFLPDLQRIINLLPAHRQTLLFSATFSPEIKKLASSYLRHPQTIEVARSNATADNVRQVIYTVPDGHKQAALVHLLRQRAEQGLPSQCIVFSNSKIGCSRLARALEREKINANAIHGDKTQTERMQTLEAFKQGTVDVLVATDVAARGLDISQMPCVINFDLPFNAEDYVHRIGRTGRAGASGDALSLFAPGDERLLADIEKLIKRNLPREALTDFDPTGEQARERERRERDERRNRTEIRRARERDERNGARVLDHTVVRPAFRASEDPFFSRPYESDVPAEAAEAAKPAPAGGHPRSAKRPIAALLGGAPRKR; this is encoded by the coding sequence ATGAACACTGAGACAACGTCTGCAGCACCGTCCAGCGATCCGGTGACGTTCGACACGTTCGGCCTGCACCCCGATATCCTGCGGGCCCTGGCCGACAGCGGCTACACCCGGGCCACGCCCATCCAGGCCGCCGCGATTCCCGTGGTGATCGCCGGCCGCGATGTGATGGGCGCGGCGCAGACCGGTACGGGCAAGACCGCCGGCTTCTCGCTGCCGATCATCCAGAACCTGCTGCCGGACGCCAACACCAGCGCCTCGCCGGCGCGCCACCCCGTGCGGGCGCTGATTCTCACGCCCACGCGCGAGCTGGCCGACCAGGTCTACGACAACGTCGCCAAGTACGCGAAGCACACGGCGCTGCGCAGCGCGGTCGTTTTCGGCGGTGTCGACATGAATCCGCAGACCGAGCAGCTGCGCCGCGGCGTGGAGGTTCTCGTTGCCACGCCGGGTCGCCTGCTCGATCACGTGCAGCAGCGCAGCGTGAACCTGTCGCAGGTGCGCATGCTGGTGCTGGACGAAGCCGACCGCATGCTCGACATGGGCTTCCTGCCCGATCTGCAGCGCATCATCAACCTGCTGCCGGCGCACCGGCAGACGCTGCTGTTCTCGGCCACGTTCTCGCCCGAGATCAAGAAGCTTGCATCGAGCTACCTGCGCCATCCGCAGACCATCGAAGTGGCGCGCAGCAACGCCACCGCAGACAACGTCCGCCAGGTCATCTACACCGTGCCGGACGGCCACAAACAGGCGGCGCTCGTGCACCTGCTGCGCCAGCGCGCCGAACAGGGCCTGCCGAGCCAGTGCATCGTGTTCTCCAACAGCAAGATCGGCTGTTCGCGCCTGGCGAGGGCGCTCGAGCGCGAGAAGATCAACGCCAATGCCATCCACGGCGACAAGACCCAGACCGAACGCATGCAGACGCTCGAAGCGTTCAAGCAGGGCACGGTCGATGTGCTGGTCGCCACCGATGTGGCGGCGCGCGGCCTCGACATCTCGCAGATGCCTTGCGTGATCAACTTCGATCTGCCGTTCAATGCGGAAGACTATGTCCACCGCATCGGCCGTACCGGCCGCGCCGGCGCTTCGGGTGATGCGCTGTCGCTGTTCGCCCCGGGCGATGAAAGGCTGCTGGCCGACATCGAGAAGCTGATCAAGCGCAATCTGCCGCGCGAGGCGCTCACCGATTTCGACCCGACCGGCGAACAGGCCCGCGAACGCGAACGCCGTGAGCGCGACGAGCGCCGCAACCGCACCGAGATCCGTCGGGCCCGCGAGCGCGATGAGCGCAACGGCGCCCGGGTGCTTGACCATACCGTGGTGCGCCCGGCTTTCCGGGCGTCGGAGGATCCGTTCTTCTCGCGTCCGTACGAGTCGGACGTGCCCGCCGAGGCTGCGGAGGCCGCCAAGCCGGCACCGGCCGGCGGTCACCCGCGCAGCGCCAAGCGCCCGATTGCCGCCCTGCTGGGTGGCGCGCCGCGCAAGCGCTGA